The genomic DNA GATACTTTGGTGGTTCTGGTTTTGGGATAAAAATGATAAAAAACAAAATCAGTCTTTGCGTGAGCTTAAAGGTAAAAAGCAGACTCAGCCTGTACGTGAGTGTAAGGAAGAAAAGCAGAATAAGCTTTTGCGTGAGCGCATTGTATTGACGTTAGTAGCATGTCTTATTGCTATATTCTTGGGTAGGTTCTTAGCTTATGTTCTGCCCTTCAGACTTCGGCCCTTGCACAGCATGATTAACTTTATTGCCCCGTATGGTGTAAATCCCAATGCCTTTGGTTCCTGGAGTTCATTTCCCAGCGATCATGCCGTTTTATTTTTTGCACTGGCAACGGGGATATTTTTTATATCAAGAATAACCGGCACACTGGTAACAATATATGTTCTTCTGATAATTTGCTTCCCAAGAGTTTACTGTGGTCTTCATTATCCAACAGACATCTTTGCCGGTGCTCTTGTAGGTGTCGGAATTGGATGGCTTGTTATGACAACAAAAATTAGTAAATATATATCACAACCGGCAATTATTTGGCTAAACAAGGAACCGCGCTCTTTTTATGCGTGTTTTTTTCTTCTGACATATCAAATTGCTACCATGTTTGATCCTGTCAGAGAGATAGGGACCTTTTTTATGTGTCTAATCATGCCCGTTTGATTTTTGGGAGAGCTTTACTGTTAATAAAGAAAAATCCTTCAACTCTGGTTGGCTAAGGTGTGTGTCTAAATCCTGGTGAGTTTTATCGAAGAGAATCCTTTTGTGCATTCTTGACAAATGAACAATCCGATATGTCGAGTCAAATCCACCTGTCCATAATATTTCTATTATTTTAGTTTTATGCATAGGGTTATCTTACTTATAACTTTAAACCATACTTCATAATCCCCATTATTTCTACAGTGGTCTGCCTCAGATATTTGTTAAAGATATTATATTATAGTTAACCTCTCTTTCCGTATCCACATTTGATAAATTACGAAAATTATGTAACATTATAATCGCCAATAGTTTAAATGCTTTATGCATGCTAAAATGAATTATCTGGATGGGCAATCAATTTA from Bacteroidales bacterium includes the following:
- a CDS encoding phosphatase PAP2 family protein; translated protein: MSYFDDAIINFLNGFSRVSEAFDYFMALLISNYLVKGGILMTILWWFWFWDKNDKKQNQSLRELKGKKQTQPVRECKEEKQNKLLRERIVLTLVACLIAIFLGRFLAYVLPFRLRPLHSMINFIAPYGVNPNAFGSWSSFPSDHAVLFFALATGIFFISRITGTLVTIYVLLIICFPRVYCGLHYPTDIFAGALVGVGIGWLVMTTKISKYISQPAIIWLNKEPRSFYACFFLLTYQIATMFDPVREIGTFFMCLIMPV